Proteins from a genomic interval of Helicoverpa zea isolate HzStark_Cry1AcR chromosome 31, ilHelZeax1.1, whole genome shotgun sequence:
- the LOC124644858 gene encoding nuclear pore complex protein Nup153-like, producing the protein MSQIFPENKEKQPRTSSNETNNSFVKNVTSRVSGLLPSTITKWFSSPSSSNANGSTFTAEASDSSEDEATETAVITQPPAKRMRFNPPGTYNHYSPTEAPCSSYDVEIIETPYSPYTGTQYAQPSRNTYTTPLRPQNEEQDKMEQETTSRMFKLPYTVSSTGQSIVNKRKSIFDTTSREEIKAKEAVKSVANAVHDPKQPSFKPSLLGSPFYPGRTMYGGAASSYINQPNIKQESVAVVKETKSNDDSAISSSARRVMDLLDSYSSPLMEARRIPLYTKPKNEGFNDAPNRYSPYASKIISPKTQELHVPSVASILRLKKKSRLMDTTKIARQIIASHSSTSGYSMYQDEAERKEPEKEQPKKMTTKVKSRLTRADRRNTEEVDAPTPVELPTGGLQLDQDNLPKFSFGSAAFKLPATSTPKPAPCEKININVSPVTPVTPVNLFKFSNPDTVLSDTLQVSLEVALPIYTFKSPDLRTDQIFENKRDEGSVINVVKESEKNTTVSIDWQCSECWVKNKPEANKCVCCGSKPPTKKIDWQCSECWVKNKPEANKCVCCGSKPPTKNPKCSVCKLADSQSQKDKCANCEKMSVSNVASPIFATPTGISQASKRSCEDCWVSKEDSSNKCVCCVDESSNAAAAVTVASTTSIFTSNTAAAIPSTVPLTDISKTDADWKCEDCWISNKSTVDKCAACGGARLGVKQNNPANVTYNTSSFFRSSDDTFKAVIELQKSNKWECSSCLVNNESDKDKCVCCGAPKESKNKAPGPKFNFGTVANSSFKFGIDPKVQEATIAQKLEVNSTIESKPKQQSETNNNVLAETPTFTFTLPTKKVDIKADDSNGQSNEAPKMNLTFGMPKAIPIGADTKKDSEEEKAQEVPSVDLNSPVTNNENKILPPAVNSLNPLVADAKKDLKVNSAPSPVVPDAEKPKPTFSFGVNAPKLFEAPSSTASTMNLFTQQIQTTTVTTTSAPTLSLFKPPAATTTASSLFQSPAPLFQNTEKTNNTTTGPMFTFGSNGPSNPAPSAAIPAATEKPKFQFTFGSNSAPKTDPPAMFKSPFAAPESNVNTNAFNLPAGTTLGTSNSLPSNGNALAGNTLGGNTLTIGGTGTLGGTNGLSANALSVGSSMQPSSSLTGGATGLFNNTVQKENVWSPSSNASTPNLFVSNTTTSSLQKPAAFTFGSATPFNAANSTPTFGAAAAPTQNMFGMNNQNNSGQSSLFSNTVQSQASGQLFGTPQPASNPAPQMPMFGGPSIGATPAFGAPNPSIPSFEAPSLTQPAAPAFNFGTSQSTGIFGFGQQAPLQQQQMQPAPLQSQQPGGVYSFGGPPAGTPQVQFSMGSGANPSVRRVRKAVRRNPQR; encoded by the exons ATGAGCCAAATTTTTCCTGAAAACAAGGAGAAGCAGCCGCGCACATCGTCAAACGAAACTAACAAC TCATTTGTCAAGAATGTAACATCCAGAGTATCTGGCTTACTACCTAGTACAATCACAAAGTGGTTCAGTAGTCCAAGCTCTTCAAATGCAAACGGTTCAACTTTTACTGCTGAAGCATCGGACTCCTCAGAAGATGAAGCAACAGAAACTGCCGTAATAACTCAACCACCAGCAAAGCGTATGCGTTTCAACCCACCTGGAACATATAACCATTACAGTCCTACAGAA gcaCCTTGCTCGTCTTATGATGTTGAGATCATAGAAACCCCATACAGTCCATACACTGGTACACAGTATGCGCAGCCAAGCCGGAACACTTACACCACACCACTGCGTCCCCAGAATGAAGAACAAGATAAAATGGAACAAGAGACAACATCCCGTATGTTCAAGCTGCCATATACTGTGTCTAGTACTGGCCAATCAATCGTCAATAAAAGAAAGTCAATTTTCGATACCACATCTAGAGAAGAAATTAAAGCAAAGGAAGCTG TGAAATCAGTGGCCAATGCAGTGCATGATCCAAAGCAGCCCAGCTTTAAACCTAGTCTACTTGGATCACCATTTTACCCTGGCAGGACTATGTATGGGGGAGCAGCATCTTCATACATAAACCAGCCTAACATAAAACAAGAATCTGTGGCAGTAGTGAAGGAGACCAAGAGCAATGACGACTCGGCTATCAGCAGCTCTGCGCGACGTGTCATGGATCTATTAGATAGTTACTCCTCCCCACTCATGGAAGCCAGGAGGATTCCGCTATATACTAAGCCTAAAAACGAAGGCTTCAACGATGCCCCTAACAGATACTCACCTTACGCGAgtaaaattatat CCCCCAAGACACAAGAGCTCCATGTTCCCAGCGTTGCGTCAATACTGCGACTGAAGAAGAAATCTCGTCTCATGGACACGACAAAAATCGCGCGACAAATTATAGCTTCCCACAGCAGTACTTCAGGCTATTCTATGTATCAGGATGAAGCTGAACG gaaaGAGCCAGAGAAAGAGCAACCCAAGAAAATGACTACCAAAGTGAAATCAAGGCTTACAAGAGCCGACCGACGAAACACAGAAGAGGTTGATGCACCGACTCCAGTGGAACTGCCCACGGGCGGCCTTCAATTAGATCAGgacaacttacctaagttttctTTCGGTTCCGCGGCCTTTAAACTACCGGCCACATCTACGCCTAAACCTGCGCCCTGtgagaaaattaatattaatgtatcTCCAGTCACTCCAGTCACTCCAGTCAATCTATTCAAATTTTCCAACCCTGATACAGTGTTGAGTGACACACTTCAAGTGAGTCTGGAGGTGGCACTTCCGATATACACCTTTAAAAGTCCAGATCTCCGAACAGATCAGATATTTGAAAACAAACGTGACGAAGGTTCTGTTATAAATGTTGTCAAAGAATCCGAAAAAAATACTACTGTGTCAATAGACTGGCAGTGTTCTGAATGCTgggttaaaaataaacctgAAGCCAACAAGTGTGTCTGTTGTGGCTCCAAACCACCAACAAAGAAAATAGACTGGCAGTGTTCTGAATGCTgggttaaaaataaacctgAAGCCAACAAGTGTGTCTGCTGTGGCTCCAAACCACCAACAAAGAATCCTAAATGTTCTGTTTGCAAACTTGCCGATAGTCAATCACAAAAAGACAAATGTGCAAATTGTGAAAAGATGTCAGTTTCTAATGTAGCAAGTCCAATCTTTGCAACGCCAACTGGAATAAGTCAGGCATCGAAACGTTCGTGTGAAGATTGCTGGGTGAGCAAAGAAGACAGCTCGAATAAGTGCGTTTGCTGTGTTGACGAGTCGAGTAATGCTGCCGCTGCTGTAACAGTCGCGTCGACCACGAGTATCTTCACCTCTAACACCGCCGCAGCCATACCAAGCACTGTGCCTTTGACAGACATCTCAAAAACGGATGCTGATTGGAAATGTGAAGATTGCTGGATCTCTAATAAGAGTACTGTAGATAAATGTGCGGCCTGTGGCGGGGCCCGGCTCGGTGTCAAACAAAACAATCCCGCTAATGTGACGTACAACACGTCGTCGTTCTTCAGATCTAGTGACGACACATTCAAAGCGGTTATTGAACTTCAAAAATCTAATAAATGGGAATGTTCCAGCTGTTTAGTCAACAATGAGAGTGATAAAGATAAATGCGTATGCTGTGGAGCACCAAAAGAAAGCAAAAATAAAGCACCTGGGCCTAAGTTCAACTTTGGAACCGTTGCAAATAGTTCATTTAAATTTGGCATTGATCCAAAAGTGCAAGAGGCTACCATCGCACAAAAACTAGAAGTTAATTCAACGATAGAATCTAAACCCAAACAAcaatctgaaacaaataataatgtattggCTGAGACCCCAACATTCACATTTACTTTACCCACTAAAAAGGTGGATATAAAAGCTGATGATTCCAACGGCCAGTCAAATGAGGCTCCAAAAATGAATTTAACATTCGGTATGCCAAAAGCAATTCCTATAGGTGCAGACACCAAGAAAGATTCAGAGGAAGAAAAAGCGCAGGAAGTTCCATCAGTTGACTTAAATTCTCCAGTCACAAACAATGAAAACAAGATCTTGCCACCTGCTGTAAATTCACTCAACCCGCTAGTAGCTGATGCGAAAAAGGATTTAAAAGTCAATTCGGCGCCTTCACCGGTTGTGCCCGATGCAGAGAAGCCAAAACCAACCTTCTCATTTGGTGTAAATGCTCCCAAGCTGTTCGAAGCTCCGTCTAGTACGGCCTCGACGATGAACTTGTTTACGCAGCAAATACAAACCACCACTGTGACGACGACTAGTGCCCCAACGTTATCCCTGTTTAAGCCGCCTGCCGCCACTACGACTGCATCATCTTTATTTCAATCGCCTGCGCCATTATTTCAAAACACTGAGAAGACTAACAATACTACTACCGGACCAATGTTTACTTTTGGCAGCAACGGACCGAGTAACCCTGCGCCATCCGCAGCGATACCTGCTGCAACAGAAAAGCCAAAATTCCAGTTTACGTTTGGCAGCAATTCTGCGCCCAAAACTGATCCGCCTGCAATGTTCAAGTCTCCTTTTGCCGCACCTGAAAGTAACGTTAACACGAATGCCTTTAATCTACCTGCTGGGACCACGTTGGGTACTAGCAATAGTTTACCTTCCAACGGAAATGCTTTGGCAGGGAATACACTCGGCGGGAATACTTTAACGATCGGAGGCACTGGCACTCTAGGAGGTACAAATGGGTTGTCGGCTAACGCGCTATCAGTGGGAAGCAGCATGCAACCCAGCAGTTCCTTAACAGGCGGTGCAACAGGCTTGTTCAATAACACCGTGCAGAAAGAGAATGTGTGGTCACCGAGTAGTAATGCATCAACCCCAAATTTGTTTGTGTCTAATACGACTACAAGTAGTTTGCAGAAGCCGGCCGCGTTTACTTTTGGTTCGGCTACGCCGTTTAATGCTGCCAATAGTACACCGACATTTGGTGCTGCCGCAGCGCCGACTCAGAACATGTTTGGTATGAACAACCAGAATAACAGCGGTCAGTCGTCGTTATTCTCCAATACTGTTCAAAGTCAGGCATCAGGCCAACTGTTCGGGACGCCGCAACCGGCCAGTAACCCCGCCCCACAGATGCCGATGTTCGGCGGTCCTAGTATTGGCGCGACTCCCGCGTTCGGCGCACCGAACCCATCCATACCTTCGTTTGAGGCGCCCTCCTTGACGCAACCGGCGGCGCCTGCCTTCAACTTTGGTACATCCCAGTCGACTGGCATTTTTGGATTTGGACAGcag GCTCCGCTTCAGCAGCAGCAGATGCAGCCGGCGCCCCTGCAGAGCCAGCAGCCGGGCGGCGTGTACAGCTTCGGCGGCCCGCCCGCCGGCACGCCGCAGGTGCAGTTCAGCATGGGCAGTGGCGCCAATCCCTCTGTGCGACGCGTGCGCAAGGCCGTTCGCAGAAACCCGCAACGATGA
- the LOC124645270 gene encoding uncharacterized protein LOC124645270: MVTTKHNNKPFNSTEKRFGPSTAHPNLDPSGLYLTRPQACDPCLYHPRPLHLLCEATHKKKIDKDPWRYKNELEEWAKNLGYRNQRVLEQRLWDRSLLGPAWHEVNEPYKYQPACMNVGLGRTARWRPIKYSPPEPGTYFKSVPFKAPYGPHSTRPTFEREEPCRFKDTCPKWSLAPNRYTIIDKDSIDQKSKRIVSLRGPYDLFTGKRDGSTIKNHFNTSLKCTAATWPIALKGSLEKYKNSNFGKLNKTNRSMPYRGRNALVDLAMCPRRVEEPDPTTYNIFKPTTFVQNKNGFNSSYDKPPGYRKVIVWPGVGRYRISTRSEIVGKGHRHVFQSKIGRSIGADIIPPMNSF, from the coding sequence ATGGTAACtactaaacataataataaaccgTTTAACTCGACCGAGAAGCGGTTTGGTCCATCTACAGCACATCCGAATTTAGACCCCAGCGGACTCTATTTAACAAGACCTCAAGCATGTGATCCTTGTCTCTACCATCCCAGACCCCTACATTTATTATGCGAGGCCACCCacaagaaaaaaatagataaagaCCCATGGAGGTATAAAAACGAGTTGGAAGAATGGGCAAAAAATTTGGGTTACAGGAATCAGAGAGTGTTAGAACAGCGGCTATGGGACCGATCACTATTAGGTCCTGCCTGGCATGAAGTGAACGAACCTTATAAATACCAACCAGCTTGCATGAACGTTGGTCTTGGACGAACAGCTCGCTGGAGACCTATAAAATACTCACCGCCGGAACCTGGAACTTATTTCAAAAGTGTGCCTTTCAAAGCTCCCTATGGCCCGCATTCTACCCGACCAACTTTTGAAAGAGAGGAACCGTGCAGGTTCAAGGACACCTGCCCAAAGTGGTCACTTGCCCCAAATCGATACACCATCATTGATAAGGATTCTATTGATCAAAAATCTAAAAGAATAGTGTCTCTTCGAGGACCATATGACTTGTTTACAGGCAAAAGAGATGGAAGTACGATCAAAAACCATTTTAATACTTCTCTAAAGTGCACAGCGGCCACGTGGCCGATTGCACTCAAAGGCAGTCTAGAAAAGTATAAGAATTCCAACTTCGGGAAGTTGAATAAGACCAATAGAAGTATGCCCTACAGAGGTCGTAACGCACTTGTGGATTTGGCAATGTGTCCGCGGAGAGTGGAGGAACCAGATCCTAcaacttataatatttttaaaccaacaACTTTTGTACAGAACAAAAATGGCTTCAACAGTTCTTACGACAAACCCCCGGGCTACCGTAAAGTGATTGTATGGCCTGGCGTGGGGAGGTATCGCATTTCTACTCGCAGCGAAATTGTGGGAAAGGGACATAGACACGTGTTCCAAAGCAAAATAGGCAGAAGTATTGGTGCTGATATAATACCCCCCATGAACTCATTCTAG